Proteins encoded in a region of the Zea mays cultivar B73 chromosome 4, Zm-B73-REFERENCE-NAM-5.0, whole genome shotgun sequence genome:
- the LOC100278739 gene encoding uncharacterized protein LOC100278739, which translates to MGMGDELWDDSALVVAFDRAISTFNEMHCKSRRATPSKDAKKEHAAAPAAEEEPITAGAVDECREEDDNCDNAQTVEQQQPSDDRQTVEQASLQETDPGKETHVSEAKTLTADADGNLSSSQQTGEYNELLRQYYELEEKSRNILEQLQQTNSWNYQAPGYASTTQQQQVPVYSATAPDLHSSTTQSSCCNWNVPLVSVYCCSTGQPSGGSAYMPPTAGCSATLTCDQCPDANSAYPSVSNFMQVPTNVSINDDQVAKAAMKTAEGAFNFMRSTISGQPGAQRNESDTGKEESTDMGTNLNLDSDLAALLNSWYAAGFYTCRYLTLQSTRNSRP; encoded by the exons ATGGGCATGGGCGACGAACTGTGGGACGACTCGGCGCTGGTCGTCGCCTTCGACCGCGCCATTTCCACGTTCAAT GAAATGCATTGCAAGAGCAGGCGAGCAACGCCAAGTAAGGATGCGAAGAAGGAACACGCTGCTGCTCCTGCAGCAGAAGAAGAGCCCATTACTGCTGGAGCAGTGGATGA GTGCAGAGAGGAAGATGACAACTGTGACAACGCACAGACAGTTGAGCAACAGCAGCCCTCTGACGACAGGCAGACAGTTGAGCAAGCTTCTCTTCAGGAAACTGATCCAGGCAAAGAGACACATGTTTCAGAGGCTAAAACGCTCACAGCAGATGCTGATGGAAATTTGAGTTCAAGCCAGCAAACTGGGGAGTACAATGAATTGCTGAGACAATACTATGAGCTTGAGGAGAAGAGTCGGAACATTCTTGAGCAACTTCAACAAACAAACTCTTGGAATTATCAGGCACCAGGATATGCTTCTACAACCCAACAGCAGCAAGTTCCTGTCTATAGTGCCACAGCACCAGACCTTCACTCTTCCACCACTCAATCATCATGCTGCAATTGGAATGTTCCCCTGGTATCTGTCTACTGCTGTTCAACTGGCCAACCAAGTGGAGGTTCTGCTTATATGCCACCTACTGCTGGCTGCAGCGCAACATTGACTT GTGATCAATGCCCAGATGCAAACAGTGCATACCCTAGCGTTTCAAACTTCATGCAGGTCCCAACAAATGTATCTATCAATGATGATCAAGTTGCTAAGGCTGCAATGAAGACTGCTGAAGGTGCCTTCAATTTTATGAGAAGTACGATATCTGGACAGCCTGGCGCCCAAA GAAATGAATCTGATACTGGGAAGGAGGAAAGCACTGATATGGGCACAAACCTGAATCTTGATAGTGATCTTGCTGCTCTCTTAAATTCATGGTATGCTGCTGGGTTCTACACTTGCAG GTACCTCACGCTGCAATCTACGAGAAATTCCAGACCGTAG
- the LOC100194028 gene encoding TOM1-like protein 1 isoform X1 produces MSDNLMEKVSAFGERLKITGTEVSKKMTAGMSSMSFKMKELFQGQTPADKIVEDATSENLDGPDWNSNLEICDLINTEKVNSVELIHGIKKRIMMKDARVQYLSLVLLETIVKNCEKAFSEVAAERVLDEMVRLIDDPQTVVNNRNKALMLIEAWGESGDELRYLPVYEETYKSLKSRVRFPGRDNESLAPIFTPPRSVAEADVETSLPQQAFEDVHVHTYTAEETKEAFDVARNSIELLSTVLSSSPEQDASQDDLTATLVQQCYQSQHTIQRIIETVGDNEAVLFEALSVNDEIQKVLSKYEEMKQPRASEHAEQRAVVIPVATEHEDLTAAVNEDALVRKPAAARTRSGGDDDILDDLDEMIFGKKGGSSSQEGPKKPDPKKDDLITF; encoded by the exons ATGAGTGATAACCTGATGGAAAAGGTTAGCGCCTTTGGTGAGCGCCTGAAGATCACCGGGACGGAGGTCAGCAAGAAGATGACGGCCGGAATGAGCTCCATGAGCTTCAAGATGAAGGAGTTGTTCCAGGGGCAGACTCCCGCTGATAAGATTGTTGAGGACGCCACCTCGGAGAATCTGGACGGGCCTGATTGGAACTCAAACTTGGAGATTTGCGACTTGATCAACACAGAGAAAGTTAACAGTGTGGAACTTATACATGGGATCAAGAAGAGGATCATGATGAAGGATGCGAGAGTTCAGTACCTCTCATTGGTCCTGCTTGAGACTATTGTTAAGAACTGTGAGAAGGCCTTCTCAGAAGTTGCGGCCGAACGGGTTCTTGATGAGATGGTCAGGTTGATTGATGATCCTCAGACCGTGGTGAATAACAGGAACAAGGCCCTTATGCTGATTGAAGCATGGGGAGAGTCCGGTGATGAACTCCGCTATCTGCCAGTCTATGAGGAAACGTACAAG AGCTTGAAATCAAGAGTGCGGTTTCCTGGACGTGACAATGAGAGCTTGGCTCCCATATTTACTCCCCCACGATCAGTTGCTGAAGCTGATGTTGAAACCAGCTTGCCCCAGCAGGCGTTCGAAGACGTCCATGTTCATACATATACTGCTGAAGAAACAAAAGAAGCGTTTGATGTAGCTCGTAACAGCATAGAACTTCTTTCGACTGTTCTTTCCTCTTCCCCTGAGCAGGATGCTTCGCAG GATGACTTGACGGCCACACTCGTGCAACAATGCTACCAATCTCAGCACACTATCCAGAGGATTATTGAGACCGTCGGAGACAACGAAGCTGTGCTCTTCGAGGCCTTGAGCGTGAACGACGAGATCCAGAAAGTGTTGTCAAAGTACGAGGAGATGAAGCAGCCCAGGGCCTCGGAGCATGCAGAACAGAGAGCAGTTGTCATACCGGTTGCCACAGAACATGAAGATCTGACTGCTGCCGTCAATGAAGACGCCCTTGTCAGAAAACCAGCTGCCGCGAGAACAAGGTCAGGTGGGGATGATGATATCCTTGATGATCTGGACGAGATGATATTCGGCAAGAAGGGAGGTAGCAGCTCCCAGGAAGGGCCGAAGAAGCCAGATCCAAAGAAGGATGACCTGATAACTTTTTAA